A genome region from Rickettsiales endosymbiont of Stachyamoeba lipophora includes the following:
- a CDS encoding RNA methyltransferase yields the protein MPNPKPNNNLAITFILCEPQMGENIGAAARVMANFGIENLRIINPRDGWPNLKAEEMATCGKYILENATIYNSLAEAINELEYVYALCGKNIFINKPTLYPNEAWANLHTILESNVTKVGFVFGCERIGLTHEQISLCNAILHIPTTKKCESMNLAQAIGVIAYELNKQFANTQKDKVAINKNIPATSEQVSFMLKQLEGFLDTANFFQEPHKKNKMVINIHNIFTKNLYSEQEIRTLHGIFRSLYEYGNIK from the coding sequence ATGCCAAACCCAAAGCCAAATAATAATCTAGCAATTACATTTATTTTATGCGAACCGCAAATGGGAGAAAATATTGGCGCCGCTGCCAGAGTTATGGCTAATTTTGGTATAGAAAATCTAAGAATTATAAATCCAAGAGATGGTTGGCCCAACTTAAAAGCAGAAGAAATGGCAACTTGTGGTAAATATATTCTTGAAAACGCTACTATTTATAATTCTTTAGCTGAGGCTATCAATGAGCTAGAATATGTTTACGCCTTGTGCGGCAAAAACATTTTTATTAACAAACCTACACTTTACCCGAATGAAGCTTGGGCTAACCTGCATACCATATTAGAGTCAAATGTTACTAAAGTTGGTTTTGTGTTTGGTTGCGAAAGAATTGGCCTTACTCATGAACAAATTTCTTTATGTAATGCTATTTTACACATCCCTACCACTAAAAAATGTGAATCTATGAATTTAGCACAGGCAATTGGAGTAATTGCTTATGAATTAAATAAACAATTTGCAAATACTCAAAAAGATAAGGTAGCTATAAACAAAAATATTCCAGCAACATCTGAGCAGGTATCTTTTATGCTTAAACAGCTTGAAGGGTTTTTAGATACAGCCAATTTCTTTCAAGAACCACATAAAAAAAACAAAATGGTAATAAATATTCATAATATTTTTACTAAAAACCTATATAGCGAGCAAGAGATTAGAACGCTACATGGTATTTTTCGCTCTTTATATGAATATGGAAACATTAAATAA
- the tsaB gene encoding tRNA (adenosine(37)-N6)-threonylcarbamoyltransferase complex dimerization subunit type 1 TsaB, protein MFKLAIETVNNTCSIALGNQDYEHIYFDEEIIPSQQSKILFPKINQAFKANKIGYNQLNEVIVNIGPGSFTGVRIGLASVKGLKIALPHLKFTAITSMEAIWAQIYNNNPSISNFAVILDASRNQLYFQQWSNNSLLEAKLIHQQELLTYLKDGSFIAGSGSKFFKESNYQIITEAGPNAKMLLQAAKLKAQNSFASHELQPFYMRAPDAKPKAK, encoded by the coding sequence ATGTTCAAACTAGCTATCGAAACTGTTAATAATACTTGCTCAATTGCTTTAGGCAATCAAGATTATGAACATATTTATTTTGATGAAGAAATTATTCCTTCACAACAATCTAAAATTCTTTTCCCTAAAATCAACCAAGCTTTTAAAGCTAATAAAATAGGCTATAACCAGCTAAATGAAGTTATTGTTAATATTGGCCCAGGCAGTTTTACTGGGGTTAGAATTGGTCTTGCAAGTGTAAAAGGGCTTAAAATTGCTCTACCTCACCTTAAATTTACCGCCATCACTAGTATGGAAGCGATATGGGCACAAATTTATAATAACAACCCCTCAATCAGCAACTTTGCTGTTATTTTAGACGCCAGTAGAAATCAACTTTACTTTCAACAATGGAGTAACAATAGTTTACTAGAGGCAAAACTTATTCATCAGCAAGAATTACTTACTTATTTAAAAGATGGTTCCTTTATTGCAGGGTCTGGCAGTAAGTTTTTTAAAGAAAGTAATTATCAAATTATCACCGAAGCAGGCCCTAATGCAAAAATGTTACTTCAAGCTGCTAAACTAAAAGCCCAAAATTCATTCGCTTCTCATGAATTACAACCATTTTATATGCGAGCACCTGATGCCAAACCCAAAGCCAAATAA
- a CDS encoding ankyrin repeat domain-containing protein — MHEAIFDFYQSRVKNSSISDKRFISVITRLAKNSTSKIDINMQDLNGNTPLMKAIKNNRYKLVEFLLQSRKLLNLDLNIHNNYGQTALHYLAEKNDYKNLYIIINEISDESLNASYLNAYSSGYSVYAAAISTSSLQVVRLLNHYKRDKFKTQNLKDIITAVNYAVESKEIGEQQVNIISMMQLVIFDIFKEMDANSLDDMGRTMLAQALHCGMDKVAKYLLDNTAIKVNTQNLIDDEETQKAYGHNALTAVVLSPLMSQELQKQFILNLVREKGLNPLECNSNGENIAENALNAGNVEIAKFLLANWPQLNNSKVEDKFLQSRLIENDDYEMTDEDLEEQERSSSDIQTQEEISLLGSKYNEETCDAGSQISNSESNAYPQEKIDWRSRTALRLAENSGLKYLIEERLRTEKRANENSSFLLNC; from the coding sequence ATGCATGAGGCAATATTTGATTTTTATCAATCAAGAGTAAAAAATTCTAGCATAAGTGATAAACGCTTTATTTCGGTGATAACCCGCTTAGCTAAAAATTCTACCAGTAAAATTGATATTAATATGCAAGATCTTAATGGCAATACGCCGTTAATGAAGGCAATTAAAAATAATAGATATAAATTAGTAGAGTTTTTACTTCAATCTAGGAAGCTGCTTAACTTAGATCTAAATATTCACAATAATTATGGCCAAACTGCATTGCATTATTTGGCTGAAAAAAATGATTATAAAAATTTGTATATTATTATTAATGAAATATCTGATGAATCTTTAAATGCTAGTTATCTAAATGCTTATAGTTCTGGTTATAGTGTATATGCTGCAGCTATTTCAACTTCTTCACTACAAGTTGTAAGATTATTAAATCATTATAAGAGAGATAAATTTAAAACTCAAAATTTAAAAGATATTATAACAGCAGTTAACTATGCAGTAGAAAGTAAAGAAATTGGGGAACAGCAGGTTAACATTATTAGTATGATGCAGTTAGTAATATTTGATATCTTTAAGGAAATGGATGCTAATTCTTTAGATGATATGGGACGTACTATGCTTGCTCAAGCTTTGCATTGCGGGATGGATAAAGTGGCGAAATATTTATTAGATAATACCGCTATTAAGGTCAATACACAAAATTTAATTGATGACGAAGAAACCCAAAAAGCATATGGCCATAATGCTTTAACTGCCGTGGTTCTAAGTCCATTAATGTCTCAGGAACTACAAAAGCAATTTATTTTAAATTTAGTACGGGAAAAAGGATTAAATCCTCTAGAGTGTAATAGCAATGGAGAAAATATAGCAGAAAATGCTTTAAATGCAGGAAATGTAGAAATTGCAAAATTTTTGTTAGCAAATTGGCCTCAGCTCAATAATTCTAAAGTAGAAGATAAGTTCTTACAATCAAGATTGATTGAAAATGATGATTATGAAATGACTGATGAAGACCTAGAAGAGCAAGAAAGATCTTCTTCGGATATCCAAACTCAGGAAGAAATTAGCTTGCTAGGTAGCAAATATAATGAAGAGACCTGTGATGCTGGTAGCCAGATAAGCAATAGTGAAAGTAATGCTTATCCACAAGAAAAGATTGATTGGAGAAGCAGAACGGCGCTGCGGTTAGCTGAAAATAGTGGATTGAAATATCTTATAGAAGAAAGGCTGCGTACAGAAAAGAGAGCCAATGAAAATAGTTCCTTTTTATTAAATTGTTAG
- the clpP gene encoding ATP-dependent Clp endopeptidase proteolytic subunit ClpP, with amino-acid sequence MSEISSKFEQYAGLVPMVVEQTHRGERSYDIFSRLLKERIVFLVGEVEDNMASLVVAQLLFLESENPDKDIWMYINSPGGVVTAGLSIYDTMQYIKPKVATLCIGQACSMGSLLLAGGEAGMRYSLPNSRVMIHQPLGGFRGQATDIEIHAREILEMKRKLNTIYVKHTKQPIEIVDASVERDNFMSAEKAKEFGIIDHVVDKRELAKSNK; translated from the coding sequence ATGTCAGAGATAAGCAGTAAATTTGAGCAATATGCCGGGTTAGTTCCAATGGTAGTTGAACAAACTCACCGTGGGGAACGTTCATACGATATATTTTCCCGTCTTCTTAAAGAAAGAATCGTTTTCTTAGTTGGTGAAGTTGAAGATAACATGGCGAGCTTAGTGGTTGCACAGCTCCTATTCCTAGAATCTGAAAATCCTGATAAAGATATTTGGATGTATATCAATTCTCCAGGAGGGGTAGTAACTGCAGGGCTTTCAATTTATGATACTATGCAATATATCAAGCCAAAAGTGGCAACCCTTTGTATCGGTCAAGCTTGCTCTATGGGTTCGCTATTACTTGCAGGCGGTGAAGCAGGAATGAGATATTCTTTACCAAACTCAAGAGTAATGATTCACCAACCATTAGGCGGCTTTAGAGGCCAGGCAACAGATATTGAAATTCATGCCCGTGAAATTTTAGAAATGAAAAGAAAACTTAACACTATCTATGTTAAGCATACCAAACAACCTATTGAAATAGTAGATGCTAGTGTTGAACGTGATAATTTCATGTCTGCAGAAAAGGCTAAAGAATTTGGCATTATTGATCATGTGGTGGATAAAAGGGAACTTGCAAAAAGTAACAAATAA
- the rpsD gene encoding 30S ribosomal protein S4 produces MTKLRKLKKTKLCRSYGVNLWGKANSGFITRNYRPGQHGKNTQRRLSDFGTQLIAKQRIKYYYGIKVERQLRRIYKEAMRLKGNSSQNLIGLLESRLATVVYRLNFVNSIFAANQIISHGHILVNGHKLDVSSYQVKPGDIIEVAPGYRENVHFIDALSKMENDVPDYMELDAKAFKGTFIKVPELAEVPFPFEAEPHLVIEFYSR; encoded by the coding sequence GTGACAAAACTAAGAAAACTAAAGAAAACAAAACTTTGTCGTAGCTATGGCGTTAACTTATGGGGTAAGGCTAATAGTGGTTTCATAACACGCAATTATCGTCCAGGCCAGCATGGGAAAAATACCCAAAGAAGATTATCAGACTTTGGTACCCAGTTAATTGCTAAACAAAGAATCAAATATTACTACGGTATTAAAGTAGAAAGACAACTTCGTAGAATATATAAAGAAGCTATGCGCTTAAAAGGCAACAGCTCACAAAACTTAATCGGATTGCTAGAGAGCCGTTTAGCTACAGTTGTTTACAGATTGAATTTTGTAAATTCTATTTTTGCAGCTAACCAAATTATCTCTCATGGTCATATTTTAGTTAATGGGCATAAGTTAGACGTTTCAAGCTACCAAGTTAAACCAGGTGATATAATTGAAGTAGCTCCAGGCTACAGAGAAAACGTTCACTTCATTGACGCACTTAGCAAAATGGAAAATGACGTTCCGGATTATATGGAATTAGATGCTAAAGCTTTCAAAGGTACTTTCATAAAAGTTCCTGAATTAGCTGAAGTTCCATTCCCATTTGAAGCAGAACCTCATTTAGTAATCGAGTTCTATTCACGTTAA
- a CDS encoding LptF/LptG family permease — MQILVKNITKSLILPNIIVAVILCFLVWIIQSLRFLEFISSKGIDFFMVIQLTLNFLPSFLFLILPAAIGIAVVYYYNRMLCDNEIVVMRSIGMSDWQITKPALIYGLLVCVVGYALSFYISPLANRKFQERKAFLQNHYAAIIIQGGAFTEPVKGLTIYIDKVLENNTYKGILVNDQRKSGQEMTMIAKEARLIEDENSSYFELTDGSRQEVKDNKLSILFFKNFPLNITNYVKDPQQKWLEPQERNIFELFKHEDQRPEMQGKLRAELNQRLVWPLLCIIVSMIGSSLIISGYYRRYNYNNNMIKAGLAILSIISVQVIINMFVARFSYVNYLSILLLLVSISIYLFIINKSRAL, encoded by the coding sequence ATGCAAATTTTAGTTAAAAATATTACTAAGTCGCTAATACTTCCTAATATTATTGTGGCGGTAATTTTATGTTTTTTAGTGTGGATCATCCAATCGCTACGCTTTTTGGAGTTTATTTCAAGTAAGGGGATTGATTTTTTTATGGTCATCCAGCTTACTCTTAATTTTTTACCTAGTTTTTTGTTTCTCATCTTGCCAGCAGCGATAGGAATTGCTGTTGTTTATTATTATAACCGCATGCTTTGTGATAATGAAATAGTAGTAATGCGTTCAATCGGTATGAGTGATTGGCAGATTACCAAGCCTGCATTGATTTATGGATTGTTAGTTTGTGTGGTTGGTTATGCACTGTCTTTTTATATTTCGCCTCTAGCTAATAGAAAGTTTCAGGAGCGTAAAGCCTTCCTACAAAATCATTATGCTGCAATTATTATTCAGGGCGGGGCATTTACTGAGCCGGTTAAAGGGCTTACTATTTATATTGATAAAGTGTTAGAGAATAATACATATAAAGGTATTTTGGTTAATGATCAACGAAAGTCTGGCCAAGAAATGACTATGATTGCCAAAGAGGCCAGATTGATTGAAGATGAAAATTCTAGTTATTTTGAGCTCACTGATGGTAGTAGGCAAGAGGTAAAAGATAATAAACTTTCGATTTTATTTTTTAAAAATTTTCCACTCAATATTACCAACTATGTAAAAGACCCGCAGCAAAAATGGTTAGAACCACAAGAACGTAACATCTTTGAATTGTTTAAACATGAAGATCAGCGCCCTGAGATGCAAGGGAAGTTGAGAGCAGAGCTTAATCAACGTCTGGTGTGGCCTTTGTTATGCATAATTGTTTCAATGATCGGTTCAAGCTTAATTATTTCAGGTTATTACCGCAGATATAATTATAATAATAATATGATTAAAGCTGGTCTTGCTATTCTTAGTATTATCAGCGTACAAGTTATAATTAATATGTTTGTGGCAAGGTTTAGTTACGTTAATTATTTATCGATATTATTATTATTAGTTTCTATAAGTATTTATTTATTCATTATTAACAAATCAAGGGCGCTATGA
- a CDS encoding DNA alkylation repair protein, with protein sequence MKIDSERLNLLNIGSIESKNLMEGLSVDLNILLSNNLPDHQTIIFPEKMGITKKMRLVAESLYHRYGFKIFDHLLVQRSDTLRGIACFVLGGHSTLLAEKLNLIKPLADDNHFGVREWAWMALRENIAQELGESLKMLEFWAEEGSEKIRRFASEATRPRGVWCAHIRELRAKPWLALNILEALHNDSAKYVQLSVANWLNDAGKDHPVWVSQLCLQWQQISNTEHTKKICKRALRNIKFPA encoded by the coding sequence ATGAAAATAGATTCTGAACGGCTTAATTTGTTAAATATAGGCTCAATAGAGAGTAAAAATTTAATGGAAGGGTTGAGCGTCGATTTAAATATCTTGTTAAGCAATAATCTTCCTGATCACCAAACTATTATTTTTCCTGAAAAAATGGGTATCACCAAAAAAATGAGATTGGTTGCAGAGAGTTTATATCATCGTTATGGATTTAAAATTTTTGATCATTTACTAGTTCAGCGCTCCGATACTTTGCGTGGTATTGCTTGCTTTGTTTTAGGAGGGCATTCAACGCTGCTTGCGGAAAAATTAAATTTAATTAAACCATTAGCGGATGATAACCATTTTGGGGTGAGAGAATGGGCGTGGATGGCGCTGAGGGAGAATATTGCCCAGGAGTTAGGTGAATCTTTAAAAATGCTGGAATTTTGGGCTGAAGAAGGTTCGGAGAAAATCCGCCGTTTTGCTAGCGAAGCTACCAGGCCAAGAGGAGTATGGTGTGCTCATATTAGGGAGTTAAGGGCAAAGCCTTGGCTTGCACTTAATATTTTAGAGGCGCTTCATAATGATTCGGCTAAATATGTGCAGCTATCGGTAGCTAATTGGCTAAATGATGCGGGTAAAGATCATCCTGTTTGGGTTAGCCAACTTTGCTTACAGTGGCAGCAAATATCCAATACAGAACATACCAAAAAGATTTGTAAAAGAGCTTTAAGGAATATTAAATTTCCTGCATAG
- the recJ gene encoding single-stranded-DNA-specific exonuclease RecJ has protein sequence MKKSIKGAYWCKKEQNQRDLLFLSQKYNLNPLAAEIVLSRLDNIENAEEFLNPRLKDHLPNPDSLLDMQKASKRVVEAIMNNQKLVVFGDYDVDGATSSALLARFFDLVGYSNYQVYIPDRIKEGYGPNLPAFQNFVANGVKVVITVDCGTLSFEPIEYAADNNLDVIVLDHHLSDVILPKAWAVVNPNRLDETFPHRNLAAVGVSFLFLVSLNRFLREEGFFQNKKEPNLVTLLDLVALGTVCDVMTLMGVNRLFLSVGLKILLKRQNLGLAALMDVAGINSEPNVYHLGYILGPRINAGGRVGKADLGSRLLRSLDYDQAHKMAVELNEFNNNRKSIEQLVLEEAIVVAERHDPNVPLLFVSGDNWHPGVIGIVCARIKEKHNKPTAIIAFDDQIGKASLRSVPGIDIGAAVVAAKNSGLLMAGGGHAMAAGFTIQRERLEDAYKFMLEYIAVNQNVNNVASKFYDIAVTARAVNHKLYEIINCAHPYGNGNEEPLVQISNLKIVKVNQYKNDVVKLILTDELDPQIRVSATLFKAYDSPIGEYVLNNYGSISLVGKLSINSWNGRDNIEILVEDVI, from the coding sequence ATGAAGAAATCAATTAAGGGGGCTTATTGGTGTAAAAAAGAGCAAAATCAACGTGATTTGCTTTTTTTATCGCAGAAATATAATCTTAATCCACTAGCTGCAGAGATTGTGTTAAGCCGCCTTGATAATATAGAAAATGCTGAAGAATTTTTAAACCCGCGTTTAAAAGATCATTTGCCTAATCCTGATTCTTTGCTTGATATGCAAAAAGCCTCTAAAAGAGTAGTAGAAGCTATTATGAATAATCAAAAACTAGTGGTTTTTGGAGATTATGACGTGGATGGTGCCACTTCATCTGCGCTGCTTGCCAGGTTTTTTGATTTAGTTGGTTATAGTAATTATCAGGTATATATTCCAGACAGAATCAAGGAAGGTTATGGTCCTAATTTGCCGGCTTTCCAAAATTTTGTGGCAAATGGCGTAAAGGTAGTTATTACAGTTGATTGTGGTACCCTCTCTTTTGAGCCGATTGAATATGCCGCTGATAATAACTTAGATGTAATAGTTTTAGATCATCATTTAAGCGATGTAATATTACCCAAAGCATGGGCAGTAGTTAACCCTAACCGTTTAGATGAAACTTTTCCGCATCGTAACTTAGCTGCAGTGGGGGTGAGTTTTTTATTTTTAGTATCGCTTAATCGGTTTTTACGTGAAGAAGGATTTTTCCAGAATAAAAAAGAACCCAATTTAGTTACCTTACTGGACTTAGTAGCGTTAGGAACGGTCTGTGATGTAATGACTCTTATGGGAGTTAATAGATTATTCTTAAGTGTGGGGCTTAAAATATTGTTAAAAAGGCAAAATTTAGGTCTTGCAGCTCTTATGGATGTAGCAGGGATTAATAGTGAACCAAATGTTTATCACTTAGGCTATATTTTGGGCCCAAGAATTAATGCTGGTGGCAGGGTTGGTAAAGCTGATTTAGGGTCAAGATTACTTAGATCGTTAGATTATGACCAAGCTCACAAAATGGCAGTAGAGCTAAACGAGTTTAATAACAACCGTAAATCTATTGAGCAATTAGTACTTGAAGAAGCTATAGTGGTTGCTGAAAGGCATGATCCTAATGTGCCGCTTTTGTTTGTTAGTGGTGATAATTGGCATCCCGGAGTTATTGGTATTGTCTGCGCTCGTATTAAAGAAAAACATAATAAACCGACAGCTATTATCGCTTTTGATGATCAAATAGGTAAGGCTTCTTTAAGGTCGGTACCTGGAATTGATATTGGTGCGGCTGTAGTTGCTGCTAAAAATTCAGGCTTGCTTATGGCAGGAGGCGGCCATGCTATGGCTGCAGGCTTTACTATACAGCGAGAAAGACTAGAAGATGCTTATAAGTTTATGTTAGAATATATTGCGGTTAATCAAAATGTAAATAATGTTGCTAGCAAATTTTATGATATTGCAGTTACCGCACGAGCTGTGAATCACAAACTTTATGAAATAATTAACTGTGCCCATCCTTATGGTAATGGTAATGAAGAGCCTTTGGTCCAAATTTCAAACTTAAAAATTGTAAAAGTAAACCAATATAAGAATGATGTAGTTAAGCTGATTTTAACAGATGAATTGGATCCACAAATTAGAGTATCTGCCACTCTTTTTAAAGCTTATGATAGTCCTATTGGGGAATATGTGCTGAATAATTATGGAAGTATTAGTTTGGTGGGTAAGCTGAGTATTAATAGCTGGAATGGTAGAGATAATATAGAAATCCTCGTTGAGGATGTTATATAA
- the tig gene encoding trigger factor codes for MSDYKIIEKNSSGLVHEFTVTIPAQVIENNIDSEAEKLKDKVNVPGFRKGKAPLKIVRQKHEADLIQNSVESSFKKSLSAIFKEKDIRPAFEPKLDFKDYNKGQDFEFDVYVENTPKFDIPNFKDFTVSRHAVEVTDTSINKELERFQEEMREFKEITSKTHKLKNGEIAIIDFVGKIDGEAFPGGTATDYELELGSKSFIDTFEEQLVGTKVGDYIEVKVNFPENYHAENLKGKPALFEVTIKAVKGKGDLPEVSDNLVEKLNLPNIKTVVDLKKDLQGKLEQDFKTSSYHMSKKDLFDKLEKFLDQDLPPTLLKNELEQVKKADPSIEDKEADQITKRRVALSLLFLQISEQESIKVTQEDYRKAIFDVANRYPGAEMQIVDLYMKNKFMLESLHGSILEEKVVSWIMSQVKFNEVAIKDSEFLELIK; via the coding sequence ATGTCAGATTACAAAATTATCGAAAAAAACTCTTCCGGACTTGTTCATGAATTTACAGTTACTATTCCCGCACAGGTAATTGAAAATAATATTGATTCAGAAGCCGAGAAATTAAAAGACAAAGTTAACGTACCAGGTTTTAGAAAAGGCAAAGCTCCTCTGAAAATTGTGAGACAAAAACATGAGGCCGACCTTATCCAAAACTCAGTTGAATCTTCTTTTAAAAAATCTTTAAGCGCTATTTTTAAAGAAAAAGATATTAGACCCGCTTTTGAACCAAAGCTTGATTTCAAAGATTATAATAAAGGTCAAGATTTTGAATTTGATGTATATGTAGAAAATACTCCTAAGTTTGATATTCCTAATTTCAAAGATTTTACTGTAAGCAGACATGCCGTTGAAGTCACTGACACTTCAATTAACAAAGAGCTTGAGCGCTTCCAAGAAGAAATGCGTGAATTCAAAGAAATTACTAGCAAAACTCATAAGCTTAAAAATGGCGAAATTGCTATAATTGATTTCGTAGGAAAAATTGATGGTGAAGCTTTCCCCGGTGGTACCGCTACTGATTATGAATTAGAGCTCGGTTCTAAGTCATTTATTGATACCTTTGAAGAGCAGTTAGTTGGCACTAAGGTTGGAGATTATATTGAAGTAAAGGTAAATTTCCCTGAAAATTATCACGCTGAAAACCTAAAAGGCAAACCAGCCCTTTTTGAAGTAACCATTAAAGCAGTTAAAGGCAAAGGCGATCTTCCCGAGGTAAGCGATAATTTAGTTGAAAAATTAAACCTCCCTAATATCAAAACCGTAGTAGATCTTAAAAAAGACCTTCAAGGCAAGCTTGAGCAAGATTTTAAAACTTCAAGCTACCATATGAGCAAAAAAGATTTATTCGATAAATTAGAGAAGTTTTTAGATCAAGACTTACCTCCAACATTACTCAAAAACGAGCTTGAGCAAGTTAAAAAAGCTGATCCTTCTATTGAGGATAAAGAAGCTGATCAAATTACTAAAAGAAGAGTTGCGTTAAGCTTACTATTCTTACAAATTTCTGAACAAGAAAGCATTAAAGTTACCCAAGAGGATTATCGTAAAGCAATTTTTGATGTTGCAAATAGATACCCTGGTGCAGAAATGCAAATAGTTGATTTATATATGAAGAATAAATTCATGCTAGAGTCATTACATGGTTCAATCTTAGAAGAAAAGGTTGTATCTTGGATTATGTCTCAGGTAAAATTTAATGAGGTTGCTATTAAAGATAGTGAATTTTTAGAATTAATAAAATAA
- a CDS encoding class I SAM-dependent RNA methyltransferase, translating to MKEQFTVLIERQGFKGDGIGSYRNKKVMVPFAVVGDVLEVELIKENSKLIEAKIVDTITPSSHRVIPVCKYFTSCGGCDMQHLSDNLYQETKLKQVKESIMRAGFSCGEVNFVAIKAKSRRKTRLHVKDGKIGFYHKNSHHIVPIESCEVLPDEVMGIIKTLRERELSSRRDVDIVLTNDGYIEIGNYLVKYDNYFLQSSAETNNIVASLIQPTLTRTMKILDLFAGVGAYSLLLHGQVAAIYAVEGDEKVQPCLNETLSKYAISNIQFTLQDLYKQPITPKALNQYDTIIINPPKNGAEPQFREIAKSNVASVHVISCNPITLERDLKYLSNAGFKIKQAHLIDQFKWSYHSEVYLHLAR from the coding sequence ATGAAAGAGCAATTTACTGTATTAATTGAAAGGCAAGGATTCAAAGGCGATGGTATAGGATCATATCGCAATAAAAAGGTTATGGTGCCATTTGCTGTAGTTGGCGATGTGCTGGAAGTGGAGTTAATTAAAGAAAATAGCAAGCTAATTGAAGCTAAAATTGTTGATACTATTACACCAAGTTCTCATAGAGTTATTCCTGTTTGCAAATATTTTACCAGTTGTGGTGGGTGCGATATGCAGCATCTAAGCGATAATCTTTATCAAGAGACTAAGTTGAAACAGGTTAAAGAATCTATCATGCGTGCAGGTTTTAGTTGCGGTGAAGTGAATTTTGTTGCAATAAAAGCCAAATCAAGAAGAAAAACCAGGTTGCATGTTAAAGATGGGAAAATAGGTTTCTATCATAAAAATAGTCACCATATTGTCCCAATTGAAAGTTGTGAAGTTTTACCTGATGAAGTTATGGGTATAATTAAAACTTTAAGAGAAAGGGAGCTTTCTTCCCGTAGAGATGTAGATATTGTTTTAACCAATGACGGATATATTGAGATAGGTAATTATTTAGTTAAATATGATAACTATTTTCTACAATCATCAGCAGAAACTAACAACATAGTTGCAAGCTTAATTCAACCTACTCTAACTAGGACTATGAAAATTTTAGATCTTTTTGCAGGAGTTGGGGCATATAGTTTATTGCTTCATGGGCAAGTTGCTGCTATTTATGCTGTCGAAGGTGATGAAAAAGTTCAACCATGTCTTAATGAAACTCTTAGTAAATATGCAATATCTAATATTCAATTTACCTTGCAAGATTTATATAAACAACCAATTACTCCTAAAGCTTTAAATCAATACGATACCATAATTATTAATCCGCCTAAAAATGGTGCAGAACCCCAATTTAGAGAGATTGCGAAATCAAATGTAGCTTCAGTCCATGTTATTTCGTGTAATCCTATTACTTTAGAGCGGGATTTGAAGTATTTATCCAATGCTGGCTTTAAAATAAAGCAAGCTCACTTAATTGATCAATTTAAATGGTCTTATCATTCTGAGGTCTATCTCCATCTAGCAAGATAA